The region GAGGCATTAGTATTTTCTCTTATAGCAGTTTGTGACTATCAAGATGAAGTATTAGTTCCAGAACCTTTCTATACAAACTATAATGGCTTTGGTAACATGGCAGGTGTAAAAGTCGTACCTATAACTACAAAAGCAGAAAACGGTTTCCACCTACCTGAAAAAGCAGAAATAGAAAAAGTAATAACCCCAAGAACAAAGGCAATATTATTTTCAAATCCAGGAAATCCAACTGGTACCATTTATACAAAAGAAGAATTATATATGTTAAGTGAAATTGCAAAAGAGCATAATCTTTTCATTATAGCTGATGAGGTTTATAGAGAATTTGTATATGATGGATTAGAATCAATGAGTTTTGCAAAAATTGAAGATGTAAAAGACAGAGTTATTATAACTGATAGTATATCAAAACGATATAGTGCATGTGGTGCAAGAATAGGCTGTATTGCTTCAAAAAATAAAGAATTAATGAAGCAAATATTAAAGCTTTGTCAAGGAAGACTTTGTGTTCCAACTATTGAGCAAATAGGAGCAGCAAACTTAATAAATGTACCAGATTCTTATTTTAAAGAAACAAATGAAGAATATGAAAAAAGAAGAGATGTTGTATACGAAGCGTTAAAGAAAATGGATGGCGTAGTATGTGAAAAGCCTCATGGAGCATTTTATGTTATTGCTAAGCTACCAATAGACGATGCAGAGAAGTTTGTAGTTTGGATGTTGCAAGAATTTGATATAGACAACGAAACTGTAATGATGGCACCTGCGGAAGGATTCTATGCAACTAAAGGTTTAGGTAAGGATGAAGTTAGAATTTCCTATTGTCTAAATGTAAATGATTTAGAACGAGCTATGTACTTATTAGATGAAGCATTAAAAGTTTATCCAGGTAGAAAATAAATCTAAAAAGAGCAGGTATTACCTGCTCTTTTATAACTTAATATTAAATTATAATCTAAATATTTTTTTAAAGATATTCTTATTTGAATTTTCTTTTCTCTTAATCTGTTCTCTTAACTCAGCAACTTCATATGATTTTTCTTTTACTTTCATTTTAAGCTTCGCATTTTCACATATTAATACATCTCTTTCTTTACTACTTATTTCTTTTCTAAGTTTTTCTAACTCATCTTTTAGCTCTAAAATCAATTTTTGATTATTATCATATTTTAATTCCAGTAATGGTTTTAAATCATCATATATCTTTTCATATAGATTAGTACTTATTTCACTACATAAACTTCTAGTATCAATTTTTTCTAATGATGTTAATCTTGTTAATGCTAATTCATCTTGTTCATCAACTAATTCTTCTGGAGATTCTATTATTGTTTTTATTTGCTTATTGTTAAAGCCTTTTTCTTGTAATTCCTTTATATATTGAAATAATTCTATTTCCTTATAAGTATAGTATCTGTGATTTGATTCATTTCTTGGTATATCAATTTCAAATTCCTTTTCATAATATCTAAGTACATGAGGAGGATAATCTATAATCTCAGCCATTTCTGAAATTGTATATTTTTCATCAATATCCATCTCTTCTTATACCCCCTTAAAATACAGTTCTCTTATATTATTCTCTAACAATTGTAT is a window of Anaerosalibacter sp. Marseille-P3206 DNA encoding:
- a CDS encoding pyridoxal phosphate-dependent aminotransferase, yielding MNFSQRITSMQQSPIRKLVPFAQEAKKKGKKVYHLNIGQPDIKTPDEFFDAVKGFKEEVLAYSLSQGMPELINSIKQYYEKYDIHFDEDEILVTNGGSEALVFSLIAVCDYQDEVLVPEPFYTNYNGFGNMAGVKVVPITTKAENGFHLPEKAEIEKVITPRTKAILFSNPGNPTGTIYTKEELYMLSEIAKEHNLFIIADEVYREFVYDGLESMSFAKIEDVKDRVIITDSISKRYSACGARIGCIASKNKELMKQILKLCQGRLCVPTIEQIGAANLINVPDSYFKETNEEYEKRRDVVYEALKKMDGVVCEKPHGAFYVIAKLPIDDAEKFVVWMLQEFDIDNETVMMAPAEGFYATKGLGKDEVRISYCLNVNDLERAMYLLDEALKVYPGRK
- a CDS encoding MerR family transcriptional regulator — its product is MDIDEKYTISEMAEIIDYPPHVLRYYEKEFEIDIPRNESNHRYYTYKEIELFQYIKELQEKGFNNKQIKTIIESPEELVDEQDELALTRLTSLEKIDTRSLCSEISTNLYEKIYDDLKPLLELKYDNNQKLILELKDELEKLRKEISSKERDVLICENAKLKMKVKEKSYEVAELREQIKRKENSNKNIFKKIFRL